From the Pseudomonas baltica genome, one window contains:
- a CDS encoding TonB-dependent receptor — protein sequence MLTSFPGFTLKPLVATVRRHRMVPLYVMAMGVGSAYAADSTEETNTAQAAVIAPAPVTTQLQKVEVTGSAIRRVDAETAVPITILRTADLEKQGVTTTAELMQRVTGNNSVGNSAGSVGMATGGASFADMRGIGANKTLVLLNGRRLANNAMSGTTSQGGAVDLNMIPFAAIDRVEVLRDGASALYGTDAIGGVINFITKKSLTDGTLTLGGDTPTHSGGGASKDMSGSWGFGDLDKDRFNVMGVFNYRTQQNLDANDRSFDKDYVPGRGLDGTSGTSFPSNYTQGDNAANPLGPACTGANQIASNGVCRYSTRNSIDLLPQTESTSFFGKATGKLGDDHNVSLDYFWARNNNSVSVAPAPLTGLTLDPSSPYYPGNGITPGPTNFALDPTQPVGVNWRETAAGDRESKDQNTSQRFQLTFDGTVSGWDYNVGAGYNQNQVYNRVTSGYVSDSALISGLQSGLINPFGAQSDAGQAFIDANTYHGTYAVSTGRVASIDGKVTREIGDWFGAGPVGLALGGEYRKEKFHMSIDDWAGDLSSLGVDPNSSVAGDRSITAQYAEINVPVFDSLELSAAVRHDKYSDFGSTTNPKYSFRYQPIKELVMRGAYSEGFRAPSLYELNNPTYTTFTQGNYDDPRLCTGGTVRPGGNGGRDCGQQFLNSTGGNKNLSPETARNVTLGFVYQPVRNLSMGLDFWWIKIAGQIEEFPESEVFNNPETYSDRIVRAADGSIDHIVTGLANLGNLKTSGVDVSLNYRFPQTSVGQFGLDLQGTYVTRYDYQQTIGGNYIDRVGDFQGYGVAARWKHNLTASWNFGPARAALTNRFTTGYNDYDRTTNDRVPSYSLWDLSAGYTFMKTLDVDLGVKNVFDRDPPFSNQAYTFQSGYDPRYTDPLGRTLFARATYHF from the coding sequence ATGTTGACGAGCTTCCCAGGTTTTACCCTCAAACCCCTGGTCGCCACGGTACGGCGCCATCGTATGGTCCCGCTGTATGTCATGGCCATGGGCGTGGGCAGTGCCTATGCCGCAGACAGCACCGAAGAGACCAATACCGCGCAGGCCGCAGTGATTGCGCCGGCGCCGGTCACCACGCAGTTGCAGAAGGTCGAAGTGACTGGCTCGGCGATCCGCCGGGTCGATGCCGAGACCGCCGTGCCCATCACCATCTTGCGCACCGCCGATCTGGAAAAGCAGGGCGTCACCACCACCGCCGAGCTGATGCAACGGGTGACGGGTAACAACTCGGTCGGCAACTCCGCCGGGTCCGTGGGTATGGCCACCGGCGGCGCAAGCTTCGCCGACATGCGCGGCATCGGCGCCAACAAGACCCTGGTGCTGCTCAACGGCCGACGCTTGGCCAACAACGCCATGTCCGGCACTACCTCTCAAGGTGGCGCAGTCGACTTGAACATGATCCCGTTTGCCGCGATTGATCGCGTAGAGGTCCTGCGCGACGGCGCCTCGGCCCTCTACGGCACCGATGCGATCGGCGGGGTGATCAACTTCATCACCAAGAAATCCCTCACCGACGGTACCCTGACTCTTGGAGGCGATACGCCCACCCACAGTGGCGGCGGAGCCAGCAAGGACATGAGCGGGTCCTGGGGCTTTGGCGATCTGGACAAAGACCGCTTCAACGTCATGGGCGTGTTCAATTACCGCACCCAGCAAAACCTCGATGCCAACGACCGTAGCTTCGACAAGGACTACGTCCCAGGCCGCGGCCTGGATGGCACCTCGGGCACCAGTTTTCCGTCCAACTACACCCAGGGCGACAACGCCGCCAACCCGTTGGGCCCGGCCTGCACCGGCGCCAACCAGATCGCCAGCAACGGGGTTTGCCGCTACAGCACGCGCAACTCCATCGACCTGCTGCCGCAGACCGAATCCACATCGTTTTTCGGCAAGGCGACGGGCAAGCTCGGCGACGACCATAACGTCAGCCTCGATTACTTCTGGGCGCGCAACAACAACAGTGTCAGTGTCGCTCCGGCGCCCCTGACCGGCCTGACCCTGGACCCCAGCTCGCCCTACTATCCAGGCAACGGCATCACCCCCGGGCCGACCAACTTTGCCCTCGATCCGACCCAGCCGGTCGGCGTCAACTGGCGCGAAACTGCAGCGGGCGACCGCGAGAGCAAGGATCAGAACACCAGCCAGCGTTTCCAGTTGACCTTCGACGGTACGGTCTCCGGCTGGGACTACAACGTCGGTGCCGGCTACAACCAGAATCAGGTCTACAACCGGGTCACCAGCGGCTACGTCAGTGACTCGGCGCTGATCTCCGGCCTGCAGAGTGGTCTGATCAACCCCTTCGGCGCCCAGAGCGATGCCGGCCAGGCATTTATCGACGCCAACACCTACCACGGCACCTACGCGGTTTCTACCGGCCGCGTGGCATCGATCGATGGCAAGGTCACCCGCGAAATCGGTGACTGGTTCGGTGCCGGCCCGGTCGGTCTGGCGCTGGGCGGCGAGTACCGCAAAGAGAAGTTCCACATGTCGATCGACGACTGGGCAGGTGACCTCTCCAGCCTCGGCGTCGACCCCAACAGCTCCGTGGCGGGCGATCGCAGCATCACCGCGCAATACGCCGAGATCAACGTCCCGGTGTTCGACAGCCTGGAGCTGTCTGCGGCGGTGCGCCACGACAAGTACAGCGACTTCGGCAGCACCACCAATCCCAAGTACTCGTTCCGCTATCAGCCCATCAAAGAGCTGGTCATGCGTGGCGCCTACAGCGAAGGATTCCGCGCGCCGTCGCTGTACGAACTCAACAACCCGACCTACACCACGTTCACTCAGGGCAACTATGACGATCCGCGCCTGTGCACCGGCGGCACCGTGCGGCCCGGCGGCAATGGTGGGCGTGACTGCGGCCAGCAGTTTCTCAACAGCACCGGTGGCAACAAGAACCTGAGCCCGGAAACCGCCCGCAACGTGACCCTGGGCTTCGTTTACCAACCAGTACGCAATCTGTCGATGGGCCTGGATTTCTGGTGGATCAAGATCGCCGGCCAGATCGAAGAGTTTCCCGAGTCCGAAGTCTTCAACAATCCTGAAACCTACAGCGACCGGATCGTGCGCGCGGCCGATGGCTCCATCGACCATATCGTCACCGGCCTGGCCAACCTGGGGAACCTCAAGACCAGCGGTGTCGACGTCAGCCTCAACTATCGCTTCCCGCAGACCAGCGTCGGCCAGTTCGGCCTGGACCTGCAAGGCACCTACGTCACTCGCTACGACTACCAGCAGACCATCGGCGGCAACTACATCGACCGCGTCGGTGATTTTCAGGGGTACGGGGTCGCTGCGCGCTGGAAGCACAACCTGACCGCTTCGTGGAATTTCGGCCCGGCCCGCGCCGCGCTGACCAACCGCTTCACCACCGGCTACAACGACTACGATCGCACCACCAACGACCGTGTACCGTCGTACTCGCTGTGGGACTTGTCGGCGGGCTACACCTTCATGAAAACCCTGGACGTCGACTTGGGCGTGAAAAACGTCTTCGACCGCGATCCACCGTTTTCCAACCAGGCCTACACCTTCCAGAGCGGCTACGACCCACGCTACACCGATCCACTGGGCCGGACCTTGTTCGCCAGGGCCACGTACCACTTCTGA
- a CDS encoding biopolymer transporter ExbD, producing MSFSTQDSDEVLSEMNVTPLVDVMLVLLVVFIVTAPLMTNAIKVNLPKTDAVAPAEKKDPVVVSVDQDGKFFLAKSEVAPELLEKSLLDVKAKDPDVRVQLQADTSVNYGQVAKAMASIERSGITKISVMTTR from the coding sequence ATGTCCTTCTCCACTCAAGACTCCGATGAAGTCCTCAGCGAGATGAACGTCACCCCCCTGGTGGACGTGATGCTGGTGCTGCTGGTGGTGTTCATCGTCACTGCACCGCTGATGACCAACGCCATCAAGGTCAATCTGCCCAAGACCGATGCCGTGGCCCCTGCCGAGAAAAAGGACCCGGTGGTGGTCAGCGTCGATCAGGACGGCAAGTTCTTCCTGGCCAAGAGCGAAGTCGCGCCCGAACTGCTGGAAAAAAGCCTGCTGGACGTCAAGGCCAAAGACCCGGACGTGCGCGTCCAGTTGCAGGCCGACACCAGCGTGAACTATGGGCAAGTAGCCAAGGCCATGGCCTCTATCGAGCGCTCGGGCATTACCAAGATCTCGGTAATGACCACGCGTTGA
- a CDS encoding MotA/TolQ/ExbB proton channel family protein yields the protein MIVPGVLWALVFFSVLSWGLLLIKSAQYLRLKTQNKQFSKAFWGAPDLLTAAEHSSQYPGSLARIANSGFEAMASDETPRTAQQLAHTINRQDRLERNLRQQMQKERRALEAGQAVLASIGSTAPFIGLFGTVWGIMEALQSIGASGSASLETVAGPIGHALIATGVGIAVAVPAVLIYNFFLRRLKLAMADMDDFAHDFDSLAQRSAFAVTREPIAHKQAHAVREAS from the coding sequence ATGATCGTCCCGGGTGTCCTCTGGGCCCTGGTGTTTTTCTCGGTATTGAGCTGGGGCTTGCTACTGATCAAGTCCGCCCAGTACCTGCGCCTCAAGACCCAGAACAAACAGTTCAGCAAAGCGTTCTGGGGCGCTCCCGACCTGCTCACCGCCGCCGAGCATTCGTCCCAGTATCCAGGTTCGCTGGCGCGTATCGCCAACAGTGGCTTCGAAGCCATGGCCAGCGATGAGACACCTCGAACTGCCCAGCAGCTGGCCCACACCATCAATCGCCAGGATCGCCTCGAGCGCAACCTGCGCCAACAGATGCAGAAGGAGCGACGGGCCCTCGAAGCCGGGCAAGCCGTGCTCGCCAGTATCGGCAGCACTGCGCCCTTCATCGGCTTGTTCGGCACCGTCTGGGGGATCATGGAAGCGCTGCAAAGCATCGGCGCCAGTGGTTCAGCGAGTCTTGAAACGGTCGCCGGACCGATCGGCCACGCGCTGATCGCTACTGGGGTCGGCATCGCCGTAGCGGTTCCGGCAGTACTGATCTACAACTTTTTCCTGCGTCGCCTGAAGCTGGCCATGGCCGACATGGACGACTTCGCTCACGACTTCGACAGCCTCGCCCAGCGCAGCGCCTTCGCGGTAACCCGTGAACCCATCGCCCACAAGCAAGCGCATGCCGTGCGGGAGGCCAGCTGA
- a CDS encoding energy transducer TonB codes for MSDAVKRNPPPITLAGDPVAPWPSIPFKANASRPGTLKKQHVLLLVAASILIHGGAWWLIQQSKAPLPDVAPKVPEMTVELTSPTPPAPEPPPPEPPPPPPPPPPPAPEEDEDALKPPPKPVEKPVEKPKPVPKPQPVKKPPPPKPTPTPPAPTPTPAPPAPPSPTPAAPAPAAAPGPVKESAAVSGLASLGNPPPEYPSLALRRNWEGTVVLRIQVLANGRAGSVEVTRSSGKPQLDEAAVAAVRNWKFIPAKRGDTPIDGFATQTIDFKLPQ; via the coding sequence ATGAGTGACGCGGTAAAGAGAAATCCCCCGCCGATTACATTAGCCGGTGATCCCGTTGCGCCGTGGCCGAGTATTCCTTTCAAAGCGAATGCCTCGCGCCCCGGTACATTGAAAAAACAGCACGTGCTGTTGTTGGTGGCGGCTTCGATATTGATTCACGGCGGCGCCTGGTGGTTGATTCAGCAGAGCAAGGCGCCGTTGCCTGATGTGGCGCCCAAGGTTCCGGAAATGACTGTCGAGCTCACCAGCCCGACGCCGCCGGCACCCGAGCCGCCACCGCCTGAGCCACCGCCACCGCCGCCGCCACCCCCGCCCCCGGCCCCGGAGGAGGACGAGGATGCGCTGAAGCCACCGCCCAAGCCGGTTGAAAAACCGGTGGAAAAGCCAAAGCCCGTGCCCAAGCCGCAGCCGGTGAAGAAACCGCCACCGCCCAAGCCGACGCCTACGCCGCCTGCACCCACGCCGACACCGGCTCCGCCCGCGCCGCCGAGCCCGACCCCCGCGGCGCCTGCTCCTGCCGCTGCCCCTGGCCCGGTCAAGGAGTCGGCAGCCGTATCAGGACTCGCCAGCCTGGGCAATCCACCGCCGGAATACCCGTCGTTGGCCTTGCGCCGCAACTGGGAAGGCACGGTAGTGCTGCGCATCCAGGTCTTGGCCAACGGTCGGGCCGGCAGCGTCGAGGTCACCCGATCCAGCGGCAAGCCGCAGCTGGACGAGGCCGCGGTAGCAGCGGTGCGCAACTGGAAATTCATTCCGGCCAAGCGCGGCGATACGCCGATTGACGGCTTCGCGACCCAGACCATCGACTTCAAGTTGCCGCAATAA
- a CDS encoding ATP-dependent DNA ligase: MKAFAALYADLDATTSSNAKLQALQSYFAQAAPEDAAWAVYFLAGGRPRQLIPTRLLRELVTRLSGLPEWLFEESYQAVGDLAETVSLVLPENPHSAGQGLAWWLEEALLPLRGLPPEELAERLPPLWAQLDHQSLMVCLKLITGSFRVGVSKLLVTRALAQLADLDSKRVAQRLVGYTDLSHRPVAASYLKLIAPESSDEHAQRGGQPYPFFLAHALQQPVEQFEALIGPSSDWQVEWKWDGIRAQLVKREGRLWIWSRGEELVTDRFPELHSLGASLPDGTVIDGEIVVWKQPARDTDKAPEDFALEPASDHDAQDAPAVQPFALLQQRIGRKTLSKKLLDEVPVVLLAYDLLEWQGKDQRNIAQWQRREALERLVASQGQAVLRLSPVISGNTWAELAELRQESRRLGVEGMMLKAREALYGVGRTKDMGVWWKWKVDPFSVDAVLIYAQAGHGRRASLYSDYTFAVWDGPPGSSERNLVPFAKAYSGLTDAEMRQVDAIVRKTTVEKFGPVRSVTPTLVFELGFEGIALSKRHKSGIAVRFPRMLRWRHDKPVDEADSLEMLQDLLS; encoded by the coding sequence ATGAAAGCCTTTGCCGCCCTCTACGCCGACCTTGATGCCACCACCTCCAGCAACGCCAAGCTGCAGGCCCTGCAGAGCTACTTCGCCCAAGCCGCGCCCGAAGACGCCGCCTGGGCGGTGTACTTCCTCGCCGGCGGCCGCCCTCGCCAGCTGATCCCCACGCGCCTGCTGCGCGAGCTGGTGACCCGGCTGTCTGGCTTGCCCGAATGGCTGTTCGAGGAAAGCTACCAGGCCGTCGGCGACCTCGCCGAGACCGTCTCGCTGGTGCTCCCGGAAAACCCCCACAGTGCCGGGCAGGGCCTGGCCTGGTGGCTGGAAGAGGCGCTGCTGCCCCTGCGCGGCCTGCCGCCCGAGGAGCTCGCCGAGCGCCTGCCGCCGCTGTGGGCCCAACTCGATCACCAAAGCCTGATGGTGTGCCTGAAACTGATCACCGGCAGTTTTCGCGTCGGCGTCTCCAAGTTGCTGGTCACCCGGGCGCTGGCGCAACTGGCCGATCTGGACAGCAAGCGCGTGGCCCAACGCCTGGTCGGCTACACCGATCTGTCGCACCGCCCCGTCGCGGCCAGCTACCTCAAATTGATCGCCCCCGAGTCCAGCGACGAGCATGCCCAGCGCGGCGGCCAGCCTTATCCGTTCTTCCTCGCCCATGCCCTGCAACAACCCGTCGAGCAGTTCGAAGCGCTCATAGGGCCGAGCAGCGACTGGCAAGTAGAATGGAAATGGGACGGCATTCGCGCGCAGCTGGTCAAGCGCGAGGGCCGCTTGTGGATCTGGTCGCGGGGCGAAGAACTGGTCACCGACCGCTTCCCCGAATTGCACAGTCTGGGCGCAAGCCTGCCGGACGGCACTGTGATCGACGGCGAAATCGTGGTGTGGAAACAGCCCGCCCGCGACACTGACAAAGCGCCCGAGGATTTCGCCCTCGAGCCTGCGAGTGACCACGACGCTCAAGACGCCCCGGCAGTACAGCCCTTCGCCCTGCTGCAACAGCGTATCGGCCGCAAGACCCTGAGCAAGAAGCTGCTGGACGAAGTGCCGGTGGTCCTGCTGGCCTACGACCTGCTCGAATGGCAAGGCAAGGACCAACGCAACATCGCGCAATGGCAGCGGCGCGAGGCCCTGGAGCGATTGGTGGCCAGCCAGGGCCAGGCGGTGTTACGGCTGTCCCCGGTCATCAGCGGTAACACCTGGGCCGAGCTTGCCGAGCTGCGGCAGGAATCCCGCCGCCTGGGCGTCGAAGGCATGATGCTCAAGGCCCGCGAGGCGCTGTATGGGGTCGGCCGCACCAAGGACATGGGCGTGTGGTGGAAATGGAAGGTCGACCCATTCAGCGTCGATGCTGTGCTGATATACGCTCAGGCAGGCCATGGTCGCCGGGCCAGCCTCTACAGCGACTACACCTTTGCGGTGTGGGATGGCCCGCCCGGCAGTTCCGAGCGCAACCTGGTGCCGTTCGCCAAGGCCTACTCCGGCCTGACCGATGCCGAGATGCGCCAGGTCGATGCGATCGTTCGCAAGACCACGGTCGAGAAATTCGGCCCGGTACGAAGTGTTACCCCCACACTGGTGTTCGAATTGGGTTTTGAGGGCATCGCCCTGTCCAAACGCCATAAAAGCGGGATTGCCGTGCGTTTTCCGCGCATGTTGCGCTGGCGCCACGACAAACCGGTCGACGAGGCGGACAGTCTGGAAATGTTACAAGACCTGTTGAGTTGA
- a CDS encoding transporter substrate-binding domain-containing protein, with protein sequence MKKALLTLSALALCLSAGSALAKEYKELRFGVDPSYAPFESKAADGSLVGFDIDLGNAICTELKVKCKWVESDFDGMIPGLNANKFDGVISSMTVTEVREKAIIFSNELFSGPTSLVFKKGAGLTTDVATLKGKTVGYEQGTIQEAYAKAVLDKAGVKTQAYANQDQVYADLVSGRLDASVQDMLQAELGFLKSPQGAGYEVSKPIDDPLLPAKTAVGIKKGNTELKALIDKGIKALHDDGTYATIQKKHFGDLNLYSGK encoded by the coding sequence ATGAAAAAAGCATTGCTGACCCTCTCTGCACTGGCTCTCTGTCTGTCTGCTGGTAGCGCGCTGGCCAAGGAATACAAAGAGCTGCGTTTCGGGGTCGATCCTTCCTATGCACCGTTCGAGTCCAAAGCCGCCGACGGCAGCCTGGTCGGCTTCGACATCGATCTGGGCAACGCCATCTGCACCGAGCTGAAGGTCAAGTGCAAATGGGTTGAAAGCGATTTCGACGGCATGATCCCGGGCCTGAACGCCAACAAGTTCGACGGCGTGATCTCGTCCATGACCGTGACCGAAGTCCGCGAGAAAGCCATTATTTTCTCCAACGAGCTGTTCTCCGGCCCAACCTCCCTGGTGTTCAAAAAAGGTGCAGGCCTGACCACCGATGTCGCCACCCTGAAAGGCAAGACCGTCGGTTACGAGCAAGGCACCATCCAGGAAGCCTACGCCAAGGCCGTCCTAGACAAGGCTGGCGTCAAGACCCAGGCCTACGCCAACCAGGACCAGGTCTACGCCGACCTCGTCTCGGGCCGCCTGGACGCCTCGGTGCAAGACATGCTGCAAGCAGAGTTGGGCTTCCTGAAGTCGCCACAAGGCGCCGGCTACGAAGTCAGCAAGCCGATCGACGACCCACTGCTGCCTGCCAAGACTGCCGTCGGCATCAAAAAGGGCAATACTGAGCTCAAGGCTCTGATCGACAAGGGTATCAAGGCACTGCACGATGATGGCACCTACGCCACCATTCAGAAGAAGCACTTCGGTGACCTGAACCTGTACAGCGGCAAGTAA
- a CDS encoding ABC transporter permease → MFDSLLQTLGLTSLSLKGFGPLLMEGTWMTIKLAVLSLLVSVLLGLLGASAKLSSVKAVRIPAQVYTTLIRGVPDLVLMLLIFYSLQTWLSNLTDALGWDYIEIDPFAAGVITLGFIYGAYFTETFRGAILAVPRGQAEAATAYGLSRGQRFRYVIFPQMMRFALPGIGNNWQVMLKATALVSLIGLADLVKNAQDAGKSTYELFYFLVLAALIYLLITSASNVVLRRLERRYSAGTREAVR, encoded by the coding sequence ATGTTTGATTCCCTGCTGCAAACCCTGGGGCTCACCTCCCTCAGCTTGAAGGGCTTTGGCCCGCTGCTGATGGAAGGCACCTGGATGACCATCAAGCTTGCAGTGCTGTCGTTGCTGGTGAGCGTGCTGCTCGGCCTGCTCGGCGCCAGTGCCAAGCTGTCCAGCGTCAAGGCCGTGCGTATCCCGGCGCAGGTGTACACCACGCTGATTCGCGGCGTGCCCGATCTGGTATTGATGCTGCTGATTTTCTACAGCCTGCAGACCTGGCTGAGCAATCTGACCGATGCCCTCGGCTGGGACTACATCGAGATCGACCCTTTCGCTGCCGGGGTCATCACCCTGGGCTTCATCTACGGTGCCTACTTCACCGAGACCTTCCGCGGCGCGATCCTCGCCGTGCCGCGCGGCCAGGCCGAAGCGGCCACCGCCTACGGCCTTAGCCGTGGCCAGCGGTTTCGCTACGTGATCTTCCCGCAAATGATGCGCTTCGCCCTGCCCGGCATCGGCAACAATTGGCAGGTGATGCTCAAGGCCACGGCGCTGGTGTCATTGATCGGTCTGGCCGACCTGGTGAAAAACGCCCAGGACGCCGGCAAGAGCACCTACGAGCTGTTTTACTTCCTGGTGTTGGCGGCGCTGATCTACCTGTTGATCACCAGCGCTTCCAACGTCGTCTTGCGCCGCCTGGAGCGCCGCTACAGCGCCGGTACCCGTGAGGCCGTCCGATGA
- a CDS encoding ABC transporter permease, giving the protein MIELLQEYWKAFLYTDGVNMTGLAMTLWLLSASIFIGFFLSIPLSIARVSPRFWVRWPVQFYTYVFRGTPLYIQLLICYTGIYSLEAVRDQPLLGPFFRDAMNCTLLAFALNTCAYTTEIFAGAIRSMNHGEVEAAKAYGLRGWKLYAYVIMPSALRRSLPYYSNEVILMLHSTTVAFTATIPDILKVARDANSATFMTFQSFGIAALIYLAITFTLVGLFRLAERRWLAFLGPAH; this is encoded by the coding sequence ATGATCGAACTTCTGCAGGAATACTGGAAAGCCTTCCTTTACACCGATGGCGTCAACATGACCGGCCTGGCCATGACGCTGTGGCTGCTCAGCGCGTCGATCTTCATCGGTTTCTTCCTCTCCATTCCGCTGTCCATCGCCCGCGTGTCGCCCAGGTTCTGGGTACGCTGGCCGGTGCAGTTCTACACCTACGTGTTCCGCGGCACGCCGCTGTATATCCAGCTGCTGATCTGCTACACCGGCATCTACAGCCTCGAAGCGGTCCGCGACCAGCCGCTGCTGGGGCCGTTCTTTCGCGATGCCATGAACTGCACCCTGCTGGCCTTCGCGCTGAACACCTGCGCCTACACCACCGAGATCTTCGCCGGCGCCATCCGCAGCATGAACCACGGTGAAGTCGAGGCGGCCAAGGCCTACGGCCTGCGCGGCTGGAAGCTGTACGCCTACGTGATCATGCCCTCGGCGCTGCGCCGTTCGTTGCCGTACTACAGCAACGAAGTGATCTTGATGCTGCACTCCACCACCGTGGCCTTCACCGCGACCATCCCGGATATTCTCAAGGTCGCTCGGGACGCCAACTCGGCGACCTTCATGACCTTCCAGTCGTTCGGGATAGCGGCGCTCATCTACCTCGCCATCACCTTCACCCTCGTCGGCCTGTTCCGCTTGGCTGAACGTCGCTGGCTGGCCTTTCTCGGCCCGGCGCACTAG
- a CDS encoding succinylglutamate desuccinylase/aspartoacylase family protein: protein MEHRTHNLIAPMPGTARQIHSFHFAPDAAAAGKIYIQASLHADELPGMLVGWHLKQRLRELEAEGRLRREIVLVPIANPAGLEQVLMDTPLGRYELESGENFNRRFVDLSQVVGDAIQGLLNDDPQHNANLVRQHLREALEREVPSTQLQSQRLTLQRLACDAEMVLDLHCDFEAVEHLYTTPQAWPRVEALSRYLGAQASLLATDSGGQSFDECFSLVWWNLQQRFGDRLPLSSFSVTVELRGQHDVSHPLAIADCKAILDYLSHYGAIGGATELLPKLLQPATPLAAVEPVTTSAGGLLVFFAVPGDYVEAGTLIAEVIDPISDQVTPVHNVQAGLLYARSLRRMATAGMVIAHVAGHEAYRSGYLLSP, encoded by the coding sequence ATGGAACATCGCACCCACAACCTGATCGCGCCGATGCCTGGCACCGCGCGGCAAATCCATAGTTTTCACTTCGCGCCCGACGCTGCAGCCGCCGGCAAGATCTACATCCAGGCCTCGCTGCACGCAGACGAGCTACCTGGCATGCTGGTGGGCTGGCACCTCAAGCAGCGCTTGCGCGAGCTGGAAGCCGAAGGCCGTCTGCGCCGTGAAATCGTGCTGGTGCCGATCGCGAATCCGGCCGGCCTGGAGCAGGTGCTGATGGACACTCCTCTGGGCCGCTACGAGCTCGAGAGCGGGGAGAATTTCAACCGCCGTTTCGTCGATCTCAGCCAGGTGGTCGGTGATGCCATCCAAGGCTTGCTCAACGATGATCCGCAGCACAACGCCAATCTGGTCCGCCAGCATTTGCGCGAGGCTCTGGAGCGCGAGGTGCCGAGCACGCAGTTGCAGTCCCAGCGTCTGACCTTGCAGCGCCTGGCCTGCGACGCCGAAATGGTGCTCGACCTGCACTGTGACTTCGAGGCCGTCGAGCACCTGTACACCACTCCGCAAGCCTGGCCACGGGTCGAGGCGCTGTCGCGTTACCTGGGTGCGCAGGCCAGCCTGCTGGCCACCGACTCGGGCGGCCAGTCGTTCGACGAATGCTTTTCGCTGGTGTGGTGGAACCTGCAACAGCGCTTCGGTGACCGCCTGCCGCTGAGCAGCTTTTCGGTGACGGTGGAATTGCGCGGCCAGCATGACGTCAGCCACCCGCTGGCGATTGCCGACTGCAAGGCGATCCTCGATTACCTGAGCCACTATGGCGCAATCGGTGGTGCGACCGAGTTGCTGCCAAAACTGCTGCAACCGGCCACCCCACTGGCTGCCGTCGAGCCGGTGACCACCTCGGCCGGCGGCCTGCTGGTGTTCTTCGCCGTGCCGGGCGACTACGTCGAGGCTGGCACGCTGATCGCCGAAGTCATCGACCCGATTTCGGACCAGGTGACCCCGGTCCATAACGTTCAAGCGGGCTTGCTCTACGCCCGCTCGCTGCGCCGCATGGCCACCGCTGGCATGGTCATCGCCCATGTCGCCGGGCATGAAGCCTACCGCAGCGGCTACCTTCTTTCTCCTTGA
- a CDS encoding ABC transporter ATP-binding protein, with protein sequence MYKLTIDGLHKSYGDNQVLKGVSLKAKTGDVISLIGASGSGKSTFLRCINFLETPNDGAMSLDGKQIRMVSDANGMRVADADELQRIRTRLAMVFQHFNLWSHMSVLENITMAPRRVLGVGKQEAEERARRYLDKVGLPARVADQYPAFLSGGQQQRVAIARALAMEPEIMLFDEPTSALDPELVGEVLKVIQALAEEGRTMIMVTHEMSFARQVSSQIMFLHQGLVEEHGEPAEVLGNPKSDRLRQFLSGNLK encoded by the coding sequence ATGTACAAACTGACGATCGATGGCCTGCACAAGAGCTACGGCGACAACCAGGTGCTCAAGGGCGTCTCGCTCAAAGCCAAGACCGGCGACGTGATCAGCCTGATCGGCGCCAGCGGTTCGGGCAAGAGCACTTTCCTGCGCTGCATCAACTTCCTCGAGACCCCCAACGACGGCGCCATGAGCCTGGATGGCAAGCAGATCCGTATGGTCAGCGACGCCAATGGCATGCGCGTCGCCGACGCGGACGAACTGCAGCGCATCCGCACGCGCCTGGCCATGGTGTTCCAGCACTTCAACCTGTGGAGCCACATGAGCGTGCTGGAAAACATCACCATGGCGCCGCGCCGGGTGCTGGGCGTGGGCAAGCAGGAAGCCGAAGAGCGCGCGCGCCGCTATCTCGACAAGGTCGGTTTGCCGGCCCGAGTCGCCGATCAGTATCCGGCCTTCCTCTCCGGCGGCCAGCAGCAGCGGGTGGCGATCGCCCGCGCCTTGGCGATGGAACCGGAGATCATGCTGTTCGACGAACCGACTTCAGCGCTCGACCCGGAGTTGGTGGGTGAGGTATTGAAGGTGATCCAGGCGTTGGCCGAAGAAGGTCGCACGATGATCATGGTTACCCACGAAATGAGCTTCGCCCGCCAAGTGTCCAGCCAGATCATGTTTTTGCATCAGGGGCTGGTGGAAGAGCACGGCGAGCCGGCCGAGGTGCTGGGCAATCCGAAAAGCGATCGGCTGCGGCAGTTCCTCAGCGGCAATTTGAAGTAG